A segment of the Candidatus Zixiibacteriota bacterium genome:
CGCTATCTGTGTTACCTTTTTCATATCCTATCTTCTTTTCGCCCTTTTTCCTCTGGAAGGTCCGCGCTACCATTTTGCCGGACAGTATATTAACACTATTTCAGGTCCCATCTTTCGCCCTCTGGTTGACCTGGCTATAAATAAAGGGGCGGTCCATGGCGGCTGCATGCCTTCATCCCATGTCGCCGTCGCTCTCATTGTCCTTTATTATTCGCTCAAACATATACCGGTGGCAGGTTATCTTCTCATCCCAATAAATATATTACTTGCGGCCGGAACAGTATATGGACGGTTCCATTATGTATCCGATGTCGTTGTCGGCGCGGCTATCGCGGCGGGAGTCTTATTCGTTACCAGGCGATGGCACCACCGTTTAGTCGAAAGTTCTCCCCTTAAGACCCCAATTATGAAGGAAACTGCGCCTTATGTATCCTGAGCTTTTCAATATAGGACCGATTTCGATTCGCGGCTATGGCTTGATGCTGACCATCTCCTTTTTGCTCGGCGTTTACTATGTTTATCGCGCCGCCAGGAAAAACAAAGTTCCCTTTGAACCGCTCATGACCATCGCTTATATCATGATATTCAGCGGTGTCATTGGCGCCCGTCTTTTTTATGTGCTGTTTCATCTCGAAGAATTCCAGGGGAGGTGGCTTGATACCATCAATCCTTTTCAATCAGGGCAGGTTGGCATTGCCGGTCTGAATCTGTATGGAGGGATTGTTCTTGCCGTGATTTGCACTTACCTCTATATCCGGGCAAAGAAGTTACCGCTGCTTCAGACACTCGATCTCTTCGCCCCTACGGTCGGTATTGGCTTAATGTTTACCCGTGTCGGCTGTTTTCTGAATGGCTGCTGTTTCGGCGTTCCTACCGAATTGCCATGGGGTGTAGCCTTCCCGCCGGAGTCGATTCCATACTACATTTTCGGCGATGCGCATCTCCATCCCACACAAATCTACAGCTCCCTCTATGGATTGCTGCTGTTTCTGGTTCTTCACTGGCGGCTTCAGCACAAACGGTTCGACGGTCAGGTGCTGGCTCTATTCTTCATGATTGAAGCCGTCTTCAGATTCTTCATTGAATATGTCCGCTATTATGAGAGCGAGATGCATTTCACAATTGACGGCATTCAACCGACCTACAATCAGCTCATAGCCCTTGCGCTCTTTTTGGCCGGATTGATTTTATATCTTAAGCTGAGTCGCCAATCCCCGGCGAAGGGGACGCCACCGCGCAAATGAATCCGAAACGAAGCGGCGACCTGGCCGCTCTGACATGCGCCCTGGCTTGCGGACTTGGAAATATCCCGGCAAAAGTGGGGCTCCAGAATGTATCTCCCGAGCTGTTCAACTTCTTTCTCTTCCTTTCCGCCTCTGTTTTTTCTGCCCTGCCTCTATTCAATGCCCGCTACCGCGCCGAAATCGCCCAGATTCGGCCCACGACTCTGGCGCTGATTTTCGCCCTTTCCCTCCTTTTCGCTGCCGCCCTGACCCTGAATATGACCGCCTTGAAATTGCTGGAGCCGGCTACCGCATCGTTTCTTTCCCGCTTTGAAGTAATTCTCACCATCGCCCTGGCTTACTTCATCCTGAGAGAGAAACTGGGCTTCATGGAAATTCTGGGAGGCATTATTGCCCTGTCTGGAGTTTTCGTCCTCCGTTTCAAGACTAATCTGGTCATTTCACAGGGCTCCACCTTGATGATTCTCTCCGGATTCTTTTTCGCCGCTTCCGAGATAATCATTAAGAAAAATATCGCCTCGTTATCGACGGCAAGTTTCCTTTTTTATCGCAATATCTTCCTGATTCCGATTCTTTTCGGCATCATCCTCTTCCAGAGCGAGCGGTTCTTTGTCCCTGACGGAAAGACTCTACTTCTCATCATCGCGGCTTCCTTGCTTCTGCCGGTTATCGGACGGGCTACTTACCAGATGGCTCTTAAGCGGATTGATATCTCCCGCGCCGCCCTGATTACCCAGACCACCCCGCTTTTCACCGCCCTCTTCGCTTTTCTATTGCTGCAGACTTTCCCCTCGCCGACCGAATGGCTCGGCAGTGGCTTAATCATTCTGGGCGCTACTTTTGTAAGCTTCTCCCACTACCTGTCCCGTATCAGAGTCGGAGCGATGCTTAAGCCCTTTGTCTCTAAAATGTAAGATATTACAAT
Coding sequences within it:
- the lgt gene encoding prolipoprotein diacylglyceryl transferase, with the protein product MYPELFNIGPISIRGYGLMLTISFLLGVYYVYRAARKNKVPFEPLMTIAYIMIFSGVIGARLFYVLFHLEEFQGRWLDTINPFQSGQVGIAGLNLYGGIVLAVICTYLYIRAKKLPLLQTLDLFAPTVGIGLMFTRVGCFLNGCCFGVPTELPWGVAFPPESIPYYIFGDAHLHPTQIYSSLYGLLLFLVLHWRLQHKRFDGQVLALFFMIEAVFRFFIEYVRYYESEMHFTIDGIQPTYNQLIALALFLAGLILYLKLSRQSPAKGTPPRK
- a CDS encoding DMT family transporter, with protein sequence MNPKRSGDLAALTCALACGLGNIPAKVGLQNVSPELFNFFLFLSASVFSALPLFNARYRAEIAQIRPTTLALIFALSLLFAAALTLNMTALKLLEPATASFLSRFEVILTIALAYFILREKLGFMEILGGIIALSGVFVLRFKTNLVISQGSTLMILSGFFFAASEIIIKKNIASLSTASFLFYRNIFLIPILFGIILFQSERFFVPDGKTLLLIIAASLLLPVIGRATYQMALKRIDISRAALITQTTPLFTALFAFLLLQTFPSPTEWLGSGLIILGATFVSFSHYLSRIRVGAMLKPFVSKM
- a CDS encoding phosphatase PAP2 family protein; translated protein: AICVTFFISYLLFALFPLEGPRYHFAGQYINTISGPIFRPLVDLAINKGAVHGGCMPSSHVAVALIVLYYSLKHIPVAGYLLIPINILLAAGTVYGRFHYVSDVVVGAAIAAGVLFVTRRWHHRLVESSPLKTPIMKETAPYVS